A single genomic interval of Hydractinia symbiolongicarpus strain clone_291-10 chromosome 8, HSymV2.1, whole genome shotgun sequence harbors:
- the LOC130654348 gene encoding ras-related protein Rab-10-like yields MAKKAYDYLFKLLLIGDSGVGKTCLLFRFSDDAFNTTFISTIGIDFKIKTVEVDGKKIKLQIWDTAGQERFHTITTSYYRGAMGIMLVYDITQEKTFDNIAKWLRNIDEHASEGVERMILGNKCDMEDKRMVNKEKGEGIAREHGIRFYETSAKDNICVEEAFMQLTQDILRKHQAGAAQSEASSGVVIDKDNQNKGKTASCCNQ; encoded by the exons ATGGCCAAAAAAGCATATGACTACTTATTCAAACTACTTTTAATCGGCGACAGTGGTGTTGGAAAAACGTGTCTTCTCTTTAGGTTCTCAGATGATGCCTTTAACACAACTTTTATATCAACAATAG GAAttgatttcaaaataaaaactgtTGAAGTAgatggcaaaaaaataaaattacagaTATG ggaCACAGCTGGTCAAGAACGCTTTCATACAATTACAACGTCGTATTACCGTGGTGCAATG GGAATAATGTTAGTTTATGATATAACACAAGAAAAGACGTTTGACAACATCGCTAAATGGCTCCGTAACATCGATGAG CATGCAAGTGAAGGAGTGGAGCGAATGATCCTCGGAAACAAATGTGATATGGAAGACAAAAGAATGGTAAATAAGGAGAAAGGAGAAGGG ATTGCTCGTGAACATGGAATAAGGTTTTATGAAACCAGCGCAAAGGACAATATATGTGTTGAGGAAGCATTTATGCAATTAACGCAGGACATCTTACGTAAGCACCAAGCCGGTGCTGCTCAAAGTGAAGCCTCCTCTGGGGTAGTAATAGACAAGGACAATCAAAACAAAGGGAAAACCGCAAGTTGT